The Iamia sp. SCSIO 61187 genomic sequence CGACCCGGCGACGTAGCCGACGGCGACCTCGACCTCGCGGGGGGTGGGGCCCTCGGACGCGAGCCGCTCGACCTCGGCGGCGATGGTCGCCCGCACGGGGGCCACGGCCTCCGGTGAGCAGGCGGCGAAGGCGGCGAGGTGGCCGACGTCGGAGTAGAGGGCGAGCGAGGCGTCGACGGCGTAGGCCAGGCCCCGCTCGTCGCGCACGGTGCGGAACAGGCGGCTGGCCGGGCCGCCGCCCAGGATGTGGGCCAGGACGGCCAGCGGGAGGCGCGTTGGCTGGTCGACCGGTCCGAGGGGCCAGCTCAGCACCAGCGTCACCTGCTCGCCACCCTGGCGCACCACCTCGGTGGTGCGGGGCTGCAGACCGGGGACGCCCCGGGGGGCGAGGGCGCTCGGCGGGTGGGGCGCGGCGCCGTCGTCCCACCGGGCGACCATCTCGACGACCTCGTCGTGGACGACGGCCCCCGCCGCGGCCACCACCATCGCCCGCGGGTGGTACTCGGCCCGGTGGAAGGCGCCGATGGCGTCGACGCCCAGGGCGTGGAGCGTCCGGCGGTCGCCGATGATCTCGCGGGCCAGCGGGTGATCGCCGTACAGGGCGGCGTTGGTGAGGGTGTGGGCCCGGTCCTCGGGGTCGTCGAGGGCCTGGGCCAGCTCCTCGAGGATCACCCGCCGCTCGACCTCGATCTCGTCGGGGCGCATGGCCGGCCGGAGGACGAGGTCGCCGACCAGGTCGACGGCGAAGCCCAGGTCGTGGGCCGGCACCCGCA encodes the following:
- a CDS encoding pitrilysin family protein; translation: MTDRVPGAASVNVLALVGVGGRDETAAQAGVSHFLEHLLCKGSTTRASDVVAEDVDARGGDLDAFTDRERTAVQLRVPAHDLGFAVDLVGDLVLRPAMRPDEIEVERRVILEELAQALDDPEDRAHTLTNAALYGDHPLAREIIGDRRTLHALGVDAIGAFHRAEYHPRAMVVAAAGAVVHDEVVEMVARWDDGAAPHPPSALAPRGVPGLQPRTTEVVRQGGEQVTLVLSWPLGPVDQPTRLPLAVLAHILGGGPASRLFRTVRDERGLAYAVDASLALYSDVGHLAAFAACSPEAVAPVRATIAAEVERLASEGPTPREVEVAVGYVAGSSTLALEDTGTRSWWAAIGELERGGARPATEWIDAYRRVTVDQVRQVARRLAGDPTVVAVGPVPRRTRL